The DNA segment TCAAAggatgttggcattcaaggaataaaccaTTAAAATGTACTGACGTTCTGATAGATTTTCAACCTCATTTTGTCAACCATACAGTTTACTGGAGCTTGTTATCTCAGAAGGGAATGTTTCAAATGGGAAATTGAAATGGGAAAGATTTTGAACTTGCCAATCTTGGGAACTTTATATGTCCCTGATAGTACAGACTTTGATGTCTAAGTCAAAGCTTTTTTAAcatcaatatattattttctatcTTGTTGCCTTTTCATCAAAATTAAGAAGATTTTtctatacaaattatttttcctTATGATGCTTTGTGGATAACCTATCAAACAAATGCTCTGTTgttgtttaaactttttatattgtttctgTCAAATTATTTCAGTATACTTGTTTGATGTGATTGACCATTATTGACCAATACCTAAAGGACAATTAATACAAAttgaaacataataaaatatatattgctttAGAAAAAATTGCAACCACAACAACCAATACATATAAGATAATTTAGAACATGGtttaatgtcatatttataaattcccaaataatttgaaacattttatatttcaggtgTAAATGGTGAACCTAAAGATGAAAACTTTAGATTTGAACAATGTCCTTATCCTGCAGATATACAGAAAGACGAAGTATTGATTAAAACTCTGTACTTATCAACTGACCCAGCATTggtaattattttcaaatgaataattttaataattgatgtAATTTCATACATCTTTTAATCATATTCACTATTTTAACATgtctttgtatttaaatttgtcTATCTGTTTGCCTGTTTTTTTTCACTCTTCCAAATATTTTACAGATGGTGACTGATTTATCTTTCTTCTAAGTTTTCTAAAGTTTTCTTTTACTATGTCAGAATGATTATGATGATGGCTGCATTAAATTACTACAGATATTTAAAGACATATCCCTAAAGAagtggcaatttttttttaatgaaaagtttcagatgatcatgatgatagtcAACTTCAGATGCCTTTGAAGTCAAGCCTAGATAAATATTCTCCTAACTTGTTTTAATAAGATGGTTTCTGGATGATAATAAAGTTAAACTGTTgaatcaatgataattcatttttttgcctATGAAGATTCATTGCAGCCAATGTATTAAATACCATTATATATTGATGAGTAACATGAATAAAGCAGGAGCATGATTTCTAATCTTTAGATTTTTaacgattttatttttatttctagagATGTCGGATGAATGAAAGTACAGGTGTAGATTATGTGGGACCATGGCAGATAGGAGAAACAATTGAGGGTTTTGGAGGGGTTGGTTCTGTAGTTAAGTCATTAAATTCAGAGTTTGTAGAAGGTGATTTAGTCTGTTCCCAATATGGATGGCCATGGAAAGAATATTTTGTCAGGAAGCCTGATAAATCATTCCAGAAAGTAAGTCATGGAttttttgattgtttgtttattgcaaatatcaataattttgGTGGGTTCAATGTAATTTGTACATCTTTTTTCGATTCCTAATGTCAAAGTATGTCAAGCATATTACTTTAAAAGATTCcaaaaccaaattttgcaattttccattctcaacatctaaagggaaataactctgatTTTGAAATTGGCCACACTGTATAGCACCAACATTACACAATCTTGGTGATCTGTTTTTATTAAGGATAAAGCatgtaaataagattgatttTATACAAGCTAATACTCTATGTAATTTTATCTTACAGGTAGACAAGTCATTAGTTGGTGGGAAGATATCATACTGTCTCAGCGTTTTAAGTCTGACAGGACTGACCTCATATTTAGGTATTACAGAGAAAGGTCACATACAACCTTCTCATACACTAGTCATCAGTGGTGCCGCAGGGGCATGTGGATCTTTAGCAGGACAGgtatacttttagttttcacactctaactttagtaaaagttaatagaaatctatgaaattttaacacaaggtttatgaccacaaaaggaaggttggtatagattttgggagttttggtcccaatattttaggaattaggggccaaaaagagcccaaataagcattttcttggttttcgcactataactttagtttatgttaatagaaatctatgaaattttgacacaaggtttatgaccacaaaagaaaggttgggattgattttgggagttttgatttcaacagtttaggaattaggggccaaaaaaggacccaaataagcattattcttggttttcgcacaataactttagtttaagtaaatagaaatcaatgaaaattgaacacaatgtttatgaccacaaaaggaaggttggtattgattttgggagtttaggtcccaacagtttaggaattaggggccaaaaagggacccaaataagcatttttcttggttttcacaccataacgttagtataagtaaatagaaatctatgaaatttaaacacaaggtttatgaccataaaaggaaggttggtattgattttaggagttttTGTCCCAATAGttaaggaataaggggcccaaagggtccaaaattaaactttgtttgatttcatcaaaattgaataatcggggttctttgatatgccgaatctaactgtgtatgtagattcttaactttagGTCCAGTTTTCatattggtctacattaaggtccaaagggtccaaaattaaacttagtttgatttggacaaaaaatgaattggtttggatctttgatatgctgaatctaaaaatgtacttagattcttgattattggcccagttttcaagttggtccaaattggggtccaaaattaaaatttgtttgatttcatcaaaaattgaataaatggggttctttgatatgccaaatctaactgtgtatgtagattcttcatttttatacgaccgcaaattttgaaaaaaatttcatcgtatattgctatgacgttggcgtcgtcgtcgtcgtcgtcgtcgtccgaatacttttagttttcgcactctaactttagtaaaagtgaatagaaatctatgaaattttaacacaaggtttatgaccataaaaggaaggctggtattgattttgggagttttggtcccaacattttaggaattaggggccaaaaagggcccaaataagcatgttcttggttttcgcactataactttagtttaagttaatagaaatctatgaaattttgacacaaggtttatgaccacaaaagaaaggttgggattgattttgggagttttggtatcaatagtttaggaattaggggccaaaaaagggcccaaataagcattattcttggttttcacacaataactttagttaaagtaaatagaaatcaatgaaatttaaacacaatgtttatgaccacaaaaggaaggttggtattgattttgggagtttcagtcccaacagtttaggaattaggggccaaaaagggacccaaataagcatttttcttggttttcgcaccatagcgttagtataagtaagtagaaatctatgaaatttaaacacaaggtttatgactataaaaaggaaggttggtattgattttgggagttttggtcccaacagttaaaaaggggcccaaagggttcaaaaattaaactttgtttgatttcatcaaaattgaataattggggttctttaatatgccgaatctaactgtgtatgtatattcttaatttttggtcccgttttcaaattggtctacattaaggtccaaagggtccaaaattaaacttagtttgattttaacaaaaattgaaaccttggggtctttgatatgctgaatctaaaaatgtacttagatttttgattattggcccagttttcaagttggcccaaatcgaggtccaaaattaaacattgtttgatttcatcaaaaattgaataattggggttctttgatatgccaaatctaactgtgtatgtagattcttaatttttggtccagttttatattggtctaaattaaagtgcaaagggtccaaaattaaactaagtttgattttaacaaaaattaaattcttgggcctctttgatatgctgaatctaaacatgtacttagatttttgattatgggcccagttttcaagttggtccaaatcaggatctaaaattattatattaagtattgtgcaatagcaagtcttttcaattgcacagtattgtgcaatggcaagaaatatctaatttcacaatattgtgaaatagcaaatttttttttaattaagagttatctttctttgtccagtatagtaagcaagaaatatctgcaagattttttttaattggagttatctttctttgtccagaatcaacttaaatctttgttatatacaatatacaatgtatattcactttttactaccaactgataaatttaaataatctttaccattcattgataacaagcagtttttttacatcttaatattttatgatgtatttaaatgagtagtaattgttgcaaactccattagaatattttaattgaaattagttttggaataagggaaagggggatgtgatttaaaaattgggttcaatttttctcttttgaaatttcataaataaaaagaaaatttcttcaaacattttttgagaggattaatattcaacagcatagtgaattgctctaagagaaaacaaaaattttaagttcatttgaatacattcattctgtgtcagaaacctatgctgtgtcaactatttaatcacaatccaaatttagagcggaatccagcctgaatgttgtgtccatacttgccccaaacgttcagggttcaacctctgcggtcgtataaagctacgccctgcggagcatctggttggtcctgttttcaaattggtctacattaaagtccaaagggtccaaaataaaacttagtttgattttaacaaaaattgaaatcttggggttctttgatatgttgaatccaaacatgtacttagatttttgattatgggcccagttttcaagttggtccaaatcaggatctaaaattattatattaagtattgtgcaatagcaagtcttttcaattgcaaagtattgcacaatggcaagaaatatctaattgcacaatattgtgaaatagcaatttttttttttaattagagttatctttctttgtccagaatagtaagcaagaaatatctaattgcaaaatattgtgcaatagcaagatttttttttaattggagttatctttctttgtccagaatcaacttaaatctttgttatatacaatatacaatgtatgtttactttttactaccaactgataaattaaaataatctttaccattcagtgataacaagcagtttttttacatcttaatatttaatgatgtatttaaatgagtagttattgttgcaaactccattagaaattttaattgagattagttttggaataagggaaagggggatgtgataaaaaaaaatggttaaatttttgctcatttgaaatttcataaataaaaagaaaatttcttcaaacatttttttgagaggattaatattcaacagcatagtgaattgctccaagagaaaacaaaaattttaagttcattagaacacattcattctgtgtcagaaacctatgctgtgtcaattatttaatcacaatccaaatttagagctgaatccagcttgaatgttgtgtccatacttgccccaaccgttcagggttcaacctctgtggtcgtataaagctacgccctgcggagcatctggtttcttttgaagaaatttatttaagttttgtagtttataaattaaaaaagaggaataaatgtattatttttttgtagtttgGTCGTTTAAAAGGTTGTGATATAGTTTTTGGAATTTGTGGTAGTGATGagaaatgtaaatatttgacaaatgaACTTGGATTTAATGGTGCTATcaattacaaaacacaaaacatagaAGATGAACTATGTAAACACTGTCCTAAAGGTGTTGATGTCTACTTTGACAATGTTGGGGGAACAATCAGTGATCAGGTCATTAAACAGgtatatacttttatatgttACCAAGTATTCACATGTTTGGTCAACTACAAtaactaaaattatttttaaatttattttttaaatttatttttagaactttTAGCCATTTGCGTCTTTACAGATGCTAAATTGGATgtaattttatgaataaatactTGATTGGTTAGCTTCATTAAGAATTTCCTTGACTTTGaccctcaattttttttagaaaagtatAAACAGGTTTAATTGTGTGTTGGGCCTAGATTTTGTTACGAAGTAGTAGTATCCTTAATAAATACACCAtatcctttttagctcacctggccaaaaggccaagtgagcttttctcatcacttggcgtccgtcttCGTCGGTGTAGTCGTCTTCGTCCTgtgtccgtcgtcgttaacttttacaaaaatcttctcctctgaaactactgaaccaattcaaaccaaacttcatctgattgattcctagggtatctagaataaagtttgtgttttaatttccatttCATCCAAAAActtggccgccatggctaaaaatagaacataggggtaaaatgcagtttttggcttataactcaaaaaccaaagcatttagagcaaatctgacagggtgttaattgtttatcaggtcaagatctatctgccctgaaattttcagatgaatcagacaacccattgttgggttgctgcccctaaattggtaattttaaggaaattttgctgtttttggttattatcttgaatactattatagatggatataaactgtaaacagcaataatgttcagcaaagtaagatttacaaataagtcaacataaccaaaatggtcagttgacccttttaggagttattgccctttatagtcaatttttaaccatttttcgtaaatctccatgatcttttacaaaaatcttcttctctgaaactacagaaccaattcaaaccaaacttcatctgattgattccaagggtatctagaataaagtttgtgttttaatttccatttcatcaaaaaacatggccgccatggctaaaaatagaacataggggtaaaatgcagttttggcttataactcaaaaaccaaagcatttagagcaaatctgaaattgggagtaattgtttatcaggtcaagatctatctgccctgaaattttcagatgaatcagacaacccattgttgggttgctgcccctaaattggtaattttaaggaaattttgctgtttttggttattatcttgaatactattatagatggatataaactgtaaacagcaataatgttcagcaaagtaaaatttacaaataagtcaacatgaccaaaatggtcagttgacccctttaggagttgttgccctttatagtaaatttttaaccatttttcgtaaatctccatgatcttttacaaaaatcttctcctctgaaactactgaaccaatttaaaccaaacttcatctgattgattcttagggtatctagaataaagtttgtggTTTAATTcccatttcataaaaaaaacatggccgccatggcttaaaatagaacataggggtaaaatgcagtttttggcttataactcaaaaaccaaagcatttagagcaaatctgacatgatcttttacaaaaatcttctcccctgaaactacttggccaaattaatccaaactttatagtcaattttttttaaccattttcataaaatttggaaattttactaacattttccacttaaacaactgggccaagttcataatagatagagataattgtaagcagcaagaatgttcattaaagtaagatgtacaaacacatcaccatcaccaaaacacaattttgtcatgaatccatctgctttctttgtttattgttctcataaaccaaggtgagcgacacaggctctttagagcctctagtttcttaCAACATGATTAGGATGTATTGTATTACCCATGTATGATTTCAGATGAACAAAGATTCCCATGTAATTTTGTGTGGACAGATTTCTGTTTATAATAAAGATGTCCCTTATCCACCACCTATACCTGAGGAGACTAAGCAGTGccttcaacaaaataatatcacAAGGTAAATATGTTCAAAGCTATCAATCTCACTACATATTTAGGTTTGTTTATGCCCCaactacgatagtagaggggcaatATAATTTCTAGTATGTGCGTCTGTTCATTCGTTCTTCCGTCTGTTCATcagtctgtcctgcttcaggttaaagtttttttttcaagatagtttttgatgaagttgaagtccaatcaacttgaaacttagaacacatgttccttatgatatgatctttctaattttaatgctaaattagatttttgaccccaatgtcatggtccactgaacatagaaaatgatagtgcgagtttcaggttaaagtttttggtcatagTAGTTTTTGAGGAAGTTGAAgtcatcaacttgaaacttgatacacatgtttcctatgatatgatctttctaattttaatgccaaattagatattttaccctaatttcacggtcaactgaacatggaaaatgatagtgcgagtggggatctgtgtactttggacacattcttgttctctCTACTTtcctcatttaaaaaattacattataatcaAAGTCAGATTGAGGATTTAGCTTCTATGTCATCTAGGATGTAATACCCTAAGATGAGTACCTATTTAGCATGGAAAATCTtatgtttttatacatgtatgaataagGGAAAATCAGATGATCTCCATATAGGTTAGGTAAGTAAAAATGGCCATACATCTCCCCATTGATAGTATTATATtgtaccaaggatttgtatagaaaTCCTTGATTGTACCTACCTCAACTATACCAATGAGCAGCATGCATTTTTTAACAGCTTTGTATGTCAtaggtttgaaaaaaaaatttaaaaagaatttgttaaaaatgcattttaaatgactttttgttattttggtaAGAAAAGTGTGTTTGATATGTCTTCCTGTCAGACTTTATCATATAAATCTGGCACAGTATTGATCAAATCCAAAGCAAAATAATCTGCATTTAACTTGCCACTTTATGGTGAACATCATCCATCCATCTAAATGTTAGCATGAGGGTAGGctgtttgttttaaaggttTTATCACAGCTTAAAAGTTTACAATGAAAAAGATGAATAAATCAATAATCCATTAAAATaggtttattttatttcagggaAAGGTTTTTAGTTCTTAATTATCCTGAAAAATTTGATGAATCATTAAAACAGATTGCTGAATGGCTGCTATCAGGCAAAATTAAGGTACAGTTATCATTAAAGAATGGCTTTTGAAAGTTGTCTGATTTCATTAAGTAAATATTTCAGTCACTTGACCATGATTGAGGTTGAGATCTTCTacatcaaatcaaatcattatTTCAATCTAGGTCCACAGTGGGCAtttccaataaaaaataatgtgatgaaaattgtaatattgtattaaaaaaacacagaagTACAACTAGATCAGATTCATATCAAGATCAGTGATACCATTACAAATAACTTAACTTATTTCATGAGAATgtgaattgaacaaaaaaaaattgttgcagGTAGTTGATTGGATATATATTGTTGCAAATGCAACTGCATATCAAATCTTAACTTATGTTCAAGAATACTTTTTCTTAGATagaattaatttaaaatgaatgtaatttccaaattgaatcctactttgatataaattaaacaTCAACATTCAAATATGAGTTGAGTATTGCTAAACTTTTATTGGCTGCAAATACTATAAATTGAGCCACAAGTGACATTAAACTTTACCAATATGAAAGACTGAAAattgaaacatgtttaaacaaagAATTtctattttggttttttttacaggtGAAGGAAACTATTGCTGAAGGTCTTGTAAATGCTGGTCCTGCCTTTGTGTCAATGATGAGAGGAGGAAACATAGGAAAACAATTGATTCATGTAGCTAGTccataaactttttaaatgtagTTGACAACActgatataaattaaattatctgTAATAATGTAATTTGTTAAAGACAAtcatttttccaaaaatatacTGATTCAGGGAATATATGTTTACTTTTAAGATTTATCAATGTTATAATAGTAAGaaagtttttttaatcaactttGTTTCTCATCTCTACCTTATTTTCTGGAATCAAACATTGGTAATGGTTAATTATTTAGGATGAACTATCTTATTTGCTTCGCTATTTGATCAAGTGTACCACATAATAAATTACACATTTATTAATTCTTTGGTATGTCTACCTTGGAATCTCTAGATGATTGGTTgctttatgtccagtggcaaatacatCATGCCTATTCACGACGATGGATACtcaaaaattcaatattatttattttaaaaataaagtaagttTAGAAAACTTGTGGCATTCATCTGTTGGTTATGAAAGGTTAAAATCCATGAGTACATGTGACACTATATTAAACAATAAGGAAATGGGGTTTGAGATAATTACTTACCAGATAAGGACCAGGATGTAAATAACTGCAGATAACAGGATGACCTACATTATTGAGGAAAACTAAAACTGTATataaagctataaaaggcaattTAATCATCACAGCATGAAAAATTAATCCATTCATaagaaaaactagaggctcttaggAGCccgtgttgctcaccttggtctttgtgcatattaaacaaaggacacagatggattaatgacaaaatagtgttttgtgatggtgatgtgtttgtagatcttactttactgaacattcttgcttcttacaattatctcaatttataatgaaattggcccattagttacagaggaaaatgttttgttaaaaattatgaaaattactaaaaattgataaaaagggCAGTAACTCCTTTCGGGGTCCAttttgtcatgttgacttaattgtggatcttactttgctgaaccttattactgtttacagtttatctctatctataataatattcaagataatgaccaaaaacagcaaaatttccttaaaaattaccaattcaggggcagcaacccaacaactggttgtttgattcatctgaaatattcagggcagataaatcttgacttgcaaaacaatttaaccccatgtctGAATgtctcttaatgctttggtttcagagttataagccaaaatctacattttacccctgtgttctatttttagccatggcggtcatcgcacacattttttaaactagatacctcaataatgattgtggccaagtatagttaaatttggcccagtggttttagaggagaagatttttgtaaaagattacaaacatttacgaaaaattggtaaaaaattactataaaggtcaataactccttaaggggtcaactgaccatttcggtcatttgacttatttgtagatctggctttgcttaacattattgctgtttacagtttatctccatctataataatattcaagataaaagccaaaaaacagcaaaatttccttaaaattggcaattcaggggcagcaaccaaccaatggttgtctgattcatttgaaaatttcaggacaggtagatcTGAACCTGATAAAATTTTATCCCAATGTcatgctttggttttagagtaataagccaaaatctacattttacccctatgttttatttttagccatggcggcaatCTTGGTTGATTGACCTGACCacaccagtggcggatccagaaattttcataagtgagggcccactgactgaccttaGAGGGGGCCCGcgccagtcatgcttcagtgattccctatatatgcaaccaaattttttcccaaaaaggggggcccagaccccccctaaatccgcctctgcacaccacaccttttttttttaaactagagaccccaatgatgattgtggtcaagtatAGTAAAATTTGACCTAACAAGCATTTTAcacgtgtcagatttgctctaaatgctttggtttttgagttataagccaaaaactgcattttacccctataaTCGATTTTTAgtcgtggcggccatcttggttggtatgcccagtcaccggacacaatttttaaacaaaataccccaatgatgattgcggccaagtctGGTTTAATTAgtcccagtagttttagaggagaagaattttgtaaaagattaagattgacgaaaaattgttaaaaattt comes from the Mytilus trossulus isolate FHL-02 chromosome 3, PNRI_Mtr1.1.1.hap1, whole genome shotgun sequence genome and includes:
- the LOC134710374 gene encoding prostaglandin reductase 2-like yields the protein MTENHNIVFVSRPGVNGEPKDENFRFEQCPYPADIQKDEVLIKTLYLSTDPALRCRMNESTGVDYVGPWQIGETIEGFGGVGSVVKSLNSEFVEGDLVCSQYGWPWKEYFVRKPDKSFQKVDKSLVGGKISYCLSVLSLTGLTSYLGITEKGHIQPSHTLVISGAAGACGSLAGQFGRLKGCDIVFGICGSDEKCKYLTNELGFNGAINYKTQNIEDELCKHCPKGVDVYFDNVGGTISDQVIKQMNKDSHVILCGQISVYNKDVPYPPPIPEETKQCLQQNNITRERFLVLNYPEKFDESLKQIAEWLLSGKIKVKETIAEGLVNAGPAFVSMMRGGNIGKQLIHVASP